Proteins from a genomic interval of Salmo salar chromosome ssa14, Ssal_v3.1, whole genome shotgun sequence:
- the LOC106570073 gene encoding transmembrane protein 42 → MFPGVFYALLAGFLGAVASSSAKLSLGADYLKGVCETGLRIWGEQRKFRQPDETTACDWLHIPLRLLCGGLLFTCNAVMWTFLAKALRYSSSSTRTTVTTTASNFVSSAFLGQLIFGETQIALWWVGISLTFSGLLVLQRAAPNDRARKDK, encoded by the exons ATGTTCCCCGGCGTTTTCTATGCGCTTCTGGCGGGGTTTCTCGGGGCTGTCGCATCTTCATCTGCAAAGCTGTCACTTGGAGCCGATTACCTAAAAGGTGTATGTGAAACGGGGCTACGAATATGGGGAGAGCAACGGAAATTTAGACAACCCGACGAAACTACCGCTTGTGACTGG cTACACATCCCACTGAGGCTGCTTTGTGGGGGGCTGCTTTTCACCTGTAATGCTGTGATGTGGACGTTCCTCGCTAAGGCGCTCCGgtactcttcctcctccacccgaACCACTGTGACCACTACTGCTTCCAACTTCGTATCTTCC gcctttttggggcAGCTTATCTTCGGGGAGACCCAGATTGCGTTGTGGTGGGTGGGAATCTCCCTCACGTTCTCTGGCCTCCTGGTGCTTCAGAGGGCGGCCCCCAACGACCGAGCCAGGAAGGACAAATGA